A region of the Candidatus Rhabdochlamydia sp. T3358 genome:
CTGAAGTAGTAGCCACTTATTATGAAAATAAAAACCATCTTTTTGAAGCCTGTTCAATCGTAAGAAAAAAACAAGATGATCTTCTTAACTCCTACTATGCAGATATTGCAAAGCATTCAGGAAAAGTAAACGCGATGCATATTGATCGCATATTTCATTCAGTACCCGCTCAGTTAAGTCAAACTCAAGACTCTACAATTGCACGATTTAAATTCCGAGGAATTGTTCCAGGAGTGACTCATTATGACAGACTGGCTGGGGCAATTGATTGGCTAGAAGCTGCTGGACTAGTTATTAAGGTCCCTATTGTCAATACTGGCTATCTTCCATTTAAAGGTTATACAAAGGAAAATTTTTTTAAATTATTGCTATTTGATATAGGCATTCTTGGAAATATGAGCGATCTTCCTCCAAAAGTTATTCTTGATGCTGATTATGGGAGTTATAAAGGTTATTTTGCTGAAAATTTTGTAGCTCAAGAGTTGCTTAAGGCAAGGGATAAGTTGTTTAGTTGGCAAGAACAAAAATCAGAAGTGGAATTCTTACTGGAAATCTTAGGACAAGTTATCCCTATCGAAGTAAAATCTGGCACCACTACCAAGGCAAAAAGCTTACAAGTATTTTCAGAAAAGTACAAACCACCCTATCAAGTCATTTTTAGCGGACGATCTTTTGATATAAGAGCTAAAACCCATTATTACCCTTTATATTTAGCAGGGTCTTTCCCTCTTCCTCATAAGGATGCTCGTACTCAGGGGTAGTCCTTCTTTCCCTAGCTAAAGGATTTTTCCTACTTCTTGAAATGGAAAAGAGCAGTCAGTCCTCTTCA
Encoded here:
- a CDS encoding AAA family ATPase; translation: MKRKMMDRLIEWKQERSRKPLLLKGVRQVGKTHLLKEFGKLFFPQCHYFNFEKQPDLAKIFELDLVPQRILNELSFYLDRPIHIGKDLVIFDEVQELPKALTSLKYFQEDCPELHLCAAGSLLGLHLSPASFPVGKVTFETLRPMSFEEFLMANHDKALPTIQKLTLKDKIPEIIHEHLWQQLKLYFVVGGLPEVVATYYENKNHLFEACSIVRKKQDDLLNSYYADIAKHSGKVNAMHIDRIFHSVPAQLSQTQDSTIARFKFRGIVPGVTHYDRLAGAIDWLEAAGLVIKVPIVNTGYLPFKGYTKENFFKLLLFDIGILGNMSDLPPKVILDADYGSYKGYFAENFVAQELLKARDKLFSWQEQKSEVEFLLEILGQVIPIEVKSGTTTKAKSLQVFSEKYKPPYQVIFSGRSFDIRAKTHYYPLYLAGSFPLPHKDARTQG